A single Nostoc sp. PCC 7107 DNA region contains:
- a CDS encoding glycosyltransferase family 4 protein yields MKLLMLHNRYRLSGGEDKVVQAEKSLLEANGHNVILLEENNLNIVNIWDTLAAAGGAIYSLASKHRVQAEITRCSPEIVHVHNFFPLLSPAVYDACYGAGVPVIQTLHNYRLACPKAMPFRDGKICEDCIGTLIPWSSVVHGCYRNSHIQSSVVAAMTTWHKLTGTWHKRVNGYIVLTQFQKEKMIQAGLPAEKIYIKPNFVFHPNTTKPNNQRDDYLLFVGRLSEEKGVSVLIDAYIHNNISTPLKIVGDGPLRQLLQKQVQQAGYANLIKFLGYQDKSIVMELMKKAKFLVLPSIWYEGFPLTIVEAFASNLPVIVSRLGSMAEIVEDQVSGLHFEAGNSQDLAAKIQWAINHPKFMNDYGNNARFIYESKYSSGVNYKQLMSIYNQFI; encoded by the coding sequence ATGAAGCTGTTAATGTTACACAATCGCTATCGATTAAGCGGTGGTGAAGATAAAGTAGTTCAGGCAGAAAAAAGCCTATTAGAAGCTAATGGGCATAATGTGATTTTATTGGAAGAAAATAACCTGAATATAGTTAATATTTGGGATACATTGGCAGCAGCTGGGGGAGCCATATATTCACTTGCATCTAAACACCGAGTTCAAGCGGAGATTACGCGTTGTTCTCCTGAGATAGTTCATGTACATAATTTTTTTCCTTTACTATCTCCTGCTGTCTATGATGCTTGTTATGGTGCTGGAGTACCTGTTATTCAAACACTGCATAACTATCGCCTTGCTTGTCCTAAAGCAATGCCATTTCGAGATGGCAAAATTTGTGAAGATTGTATTGGTACATTAATACCTTGGTCTAGTGTGGTGCATGGCTGTTATCGCAACTCTCATATTCAAAGTTCTGTTGTAGCAGCAATGACTACATGGCATAAATTAACAGGTACTTGGCATAAGAGAGTCAACGGTTATATTGTTTTGACTCAATTTCAAAAAGAAAAAATGATTCAAGCTGGACTACCAGCAGAAAAAATTTATATTAAACCAAATTTTGTTTTTCATCCAAATACTACGAAGCCTAATAATCAGCGTGATGATTACTTGCTGTTCGTTGGTAGACTATCAGAAGAAAAAGGAGTTTCTGTTCTGATTGATGCTTATATCCATAACAATATATCTACACCATTAAAAATTGTCGGAGATGGCCCACTACGTCAATTATTACAGAAACAAGTTCAACAAGCAGGCTATGCAAACTTAATTAAATTTTTAGGATATCAAGATAAATCAATAGTTATGGAACTAATGAAAAAAGCTAAGTTTTTAGTTCTTCCGTCTATTTGGTATGAAGGTTTTCCATTAACAATCGTGGAAGCCTTTGCTTCTAATTTACCTGTAATAGTTTCCCGATTAGGGAGTATGGCAGAAATTGTTGAAGATCAAGTAAGTGGATTACACTTTGAAGCTGGCAATTCACAAGATTTAGCAGCTAAAATACAATGGGCAATTAATCATCCTAAATTTATGAATGATTATGGTAATAATGCTCGTTTTATTTATGAATCTAAATATTCTTCAGGGGTAAATTATAAGCAATTAATGTCTATTTACAACCAGTTTATTTAA
- a CDS encoding nucleotidyltransferase family protein: MSKVFLEKVHLQQNIITPEIELLICCSRTYIDEKISITIQTLLQQAQINWQYLIEIAAYHKVLPLLFINLSKIDTQSIPSNILSSLQKYYYLNTQNSLLMASKLFNILNIFAEHNIPVIPFKGPILAITAYGDISRRSFGDLDLLVHREDFIKTKQVLMDKGFEPYADSSEQEAAYLKSLTIPDQEAYLRSHWELHLINRQEQVTLDVHQGVLSKKFSVPYSSEWIWKDTKLISFTDKEILGFSAENLIIILCSQGGKDCWLWLNRICDLAEVLRTHPDANWEKIWQLAIKLKMTRMLLLGLSLAHDVLDAQLPEFILQKIEGNSLVKNITSEIIIELTCNLPNTAPHSQLKSVLFHLNLIENPWDKITYCYEQMIVPTIADKSFILLPKALSFLYYFVRPVRMIFFNQNRT, translated from the coding sequence ATGAGCAAAGTATTTTTAGAAAAAGTACATCTTCAGCAGAATATTATAACTCCTGAAATAGAATTATTAATTTGCTGTTCTCGCACTTATATAGACGAAAAAATTTCTATAACAATCCAAACTTTGTTACAACAAGCGCAAATTAACTGGCAATATCTCATAGAAATTGCTGCTTACCACAAAGTTTTACCCCTGTTATTTATTAATCTTAGTAAAATAGATACTCAATCTATTCCTAGTAATATCCTTAGTTCACTACAAAAATATTATTACCTTAATACACAGAATAGTCTGTTAATGGCTAGTAAACTTTTCAATATATTAAATATTTTCGCTGAACATAACATTCCTGTAATTCCTTTTAAAGGGCCTATTTTAGCTATTACAGCCTACGGAGATATCTCACGTAGATCTTTTGGAGATTTGGATCTGCTAGTACATAGAGAAGACTTTATTAAAACTAAACAAGTTTTAATGGATAAAGGATTTGAGCCTTATGCAGATAGTAGTGAACAAGAAGCCGCTTATCTTAAATCTCTCACTATTCCCGATCAAGAAGCTTATTTACGTTCTCATTGGGAATTACATTTAATTAATCGGCAAGAGCAAGTTACTTTAGATGTTCATCAAGGAGTGTTATCCAAGAAATTTTCAGTACCATACAGTTCAGAATGGATATGGAAAGATACCAAATTAATCTCTTTTACTGATAAAGAAATACTCGGCTTTTCAGCGGAAAATCTGATCATTATTCTCTGTTCACAAGGAGGGAAAGATTGTTGGCTATGGCTGAATAGAATATGTGACTTGGCTGAAGTATTACGTACCCATCCTGATGCGAATTGGGAAAAGATTTGGCAGCTTGCCATAAAGCTAAAAATGACACGAATGCTGTTACTAGGACTTTCTCTTGCTCATGATGTTTTAGATGCTCAACTTCCTGAATTTATTTTACAAAAGATAGAAGGTAACTCATTAGTCAAAAATATAACTTCTGAAATTATTATTGAACTTACTTGTAATCTGCCAAATACTGCACCACACAGTCAATTAAAATCCGTCCTATTTCATTTAAATTTGATAGAAAATCCTTGGGACAAGATAACATATTGCTATGAACAGATGATTGTTCCCACCATCGCTGATAAAAGTTTTATACTTTTACCCAAGGCTTTGTCATTTTTGTACTATTTTGTTCGACCAGTCAGGATGATTTTTTTTAATCAAAATAGAACCTAA
- the apcA gene encoding allophycocyanin subunit alpha, which produces MSIVTKSIVNADAEARYLSPGELDRIKSFVSGGAQRLRIAQVLTDNRERLVKQAGDQLFQKRPDVVSPGGNAYGQELTATCLRDLDYYLRLITYGIVAGDVTPIEEIGIIGVREMYKSLGTPIDAVSSGVAALKNAASTLLSAEDSAEAGAYFDYVVGSLA; this is translated from the coding sequence ATGAGTATCGTCACGAAGTCCATCGTGAATGCTGATGCAGAAGCTCGCTACCTCAGCCCTGGCGAACTAGATCGGATCAAGAGCTTTGTTTCTGGTGGCGCACAACGCCTCCGCATCGCTCAAGTTTTGACCGACAACCGTGAGCGTCTAGTTAAGCAAGCTGGCGACCAATTGTTCCAAAAACGCCCTGACGTTGTATCCCCCGGTGGCAACGCTTACGGTCAAGAATTGACAGCTACCTGCTTACGCGACCTAGACTACTACCTCCGTTTGATCACCTATGGAATCGTTGCTGGTGACGTTACACCCATCGAAGAAATCGGTATCATCGGTGTGCGGGAAATGTACAAGTCTCTAGGCACTCCTATTGATGCTGTTTCCTCCGGCGTTGCTGCACTGAAAAATGCTGCTTCCACCCTTTTGTCCGCTGAAGACTCTGCTGAAGCTGGCGCTTACTTTGACTACGTAGTAGGTTCATTGGCGTAG
- the apcB gene encoding allophycocyanin subunit beta codes for MAQDAITAVINSADVQGKYLDTAALEKLKAYFSTGELRVRAATTISANAAAIVKEAVAKSLLYSDITRPGGNMYTTRRYAACIRDLDYYLRYATYAMLAGDPSILDERVLNGLKETYNSLGVPVGATVQAIQAIKEVTASLVGPDAGKEMGVYLDYISSGLS; via the coding sequence ATGGCTCAAGACGCAATTACCGCTGTCATTAACTCCGCAGACGTTCAAGGTAAATACCTCGACACAGCTGCTTTAGAAAAACTCAAAGCTTACTTCTCTACAGGTGAACTGCGCGTTCGTGCAGCTACCACCATCAGCGCTAACGCAGCTGCGATCGTTAAAGAAGCTGTTGCTAAGTCTTTGTTGTACTCTGATATCACCCGTCCCGGTGGTAACATGTACACCACCCGTCGTTACGCTGCTTGTATCCGTGACTTGGATTACTACCTCCGCTATGCTACCTACGCTATGCTGGCTGGCGATCCTTCCATCCTGGATGAGCGTGTATTGAACGGTTTGAAAGAAACCTACAACTCCTTGGGTGTACCCGTAGGCGCTACAGTACAAGCTATCCAAGCAATCAAAGAAGTAACCGCCAGCTTAGTCGGCCCCGACGCTGGTAAAGAAATGGGCGTTTACTTAGACTACATCTCCTCTGGCTTGAGCTAA
- a CDS encoding DUF3110 domain-containing protein, producing MITPMRIFVLIFNAHTENEGIHTVRVGDRNKILMFESEDDALRFALMLEAQDFATPTVEAIDAEEIKEFCDSAGYDWEIVPKNSDLILPPELNVEETDWQIDTDNDDSTFDSEQVPRAAETEFSDSELENIRRKLEGLL from the coding sequence ATGATTACACCGATGCGTATATTTGTTTTAATTTTTAATGCTCACACAGAAAACGAAGGGATTCACACGGTTAGAGTTGGCGATCGCAATAAAATTCTCATGTTTGAATCAGAAGACGATGCTCTCCGCTTTGCCCTGATGTTAGAAGCGCAGGATTTCGCCACACCTACAGTCGAAGCGATCGATGCGGAAGAAATTAAGGAATTTTGCGACAGTGCCGGTTATGATTGGGAAATTGTACCGAAAAATAGTGATTTAATTCTTCCCCCAGAACTGAACGTAGAAGAAACTGACTGGCAAATAGATACCGACAACGATGACAGTACCTTCGACTCTGAACAAGTCCCACGAGCAGCGGAAACAGAATTTTCTGACTCGGAACTCGAAAATATTCGCCGCAAACTAGAAGGATTGTTGTAA
- a CDS encoding CHAT domain-containing protein yields MPIKTKKRDFWLNYRKIIRLLSLLLYFVVSLLCVLGSPVLAVLPHNIYTAPLLTNATITDPPLEQGKIFYDAGRFSEAVQVLQQAAQAYRQTGDKLKLATTLSNLSLAYQQLGELTKAQQAINESLKLLEDRQNSQILAQSLEIQGRLQLAIGKAETALVSWQQTEKIYQQTHNYSGLVRSQINQAQAWRTQGFYRRAIQILEVVNQQLQSQPDSLEKAVGLRSLGNALLISGSLPKSQEILKQSLAIAQSLESDHDMAASLFSLGNNARKQQQTPAAIAYYQQAIKLSSSPLAKISAQLNYLSLLIEGQQLTEAESLLPIIQSQLNQLSPSRTAIYSQINYAQSLIKLEMANRQKNSAPDSQLPNLRKIAQILANTVKEAHSLGDRRAEANALLSLGNLYEQTKQWSEATNLTQQGLILAQATITPDIAYRLQWQLGRLLWQQKYFPGAIAAYDAAVETLKSLRRDLATINQDVQFNFRDSVEPIYRQSVELLLQSQAEQPNTKILDQARQRIEALQLAELDNFFQEACLEGKNVILDQVADQENPNTAIFSTAAIFYPIILPTQLQVIVKLPKQPLQLYSTNITQEEVETVVSKLRKVLVNPTATNAVKIQSQAVYNWLLKPIESKLSATKVDTLVFVLDGVLRNIPIASLYDGQKFLIEKYAIALSVGLQLQNPQPLVQQQLKALIAGLTQPPPDFPNFAPLPAIKLEVKSISNAGVATTNLLDQQFTSTALEKQVNSFPFNVVHLATHGQFSSRAEETFILAADGPINVKQFDSLLRSRDETQAQAVELLVLSACQTATGDKRAALGLAGTAIRAGARSTLASLWQIDDESTALFVGEFYQELKKGNISKAQALRLAQLKILQHPNYRAPSFWSAYVLIGNWL; encoded by the coding sequence ATGCCCATCAAAACCAAAAAGAGGGATTTTTGGCTAAATTATCGCAAAATAATTAGGCTTTTAAGTTTATTGTTGTATTTTGTGGTCAGTCTGTTATGTGTACTAGGTTCGCCTGTGTTGGCAGTGTTACCTCATAATATCTACACTGCTCCTTTATTGACGAATGCCACCATTACTGATCCACCTTTAGAACAAGGCAAAATTTTCTATGATGCTGGGCGTTTTAGTGAAGCAGTGCAAGTATTACAACAAGCAGCACAAGCATATAGACAGACAGGAGATAAACTTAAACTAGCTACTACCCTCAGCAATTTATCCTTGGCTTACCAGCAATTAGGCGAACTTACAAAGGCACAGCAAGCAATTAATGAAAGCTTGAAATTGCTGGAAGACCGCCAAAATTCACAAATATTAGCCCAATCACTAGAAATTCAAGGTCGTCTACAACTGGCGATAGGAAAGGCAGAGACAGCTTTAGTTAGTTGGCAGCAAACTGAGAAAATTTATCAGCAAACCCATAATTATAGTGGTTTGGTGCGATCGCAAATCAATCAAGCACAAGCTTGGCGGACTCAAGGTTTTTACCGTCGCGCCATCCAAATACTAGAGGTAGTCAATCAACAATTGCAATCACAACCAGATTCTCTTGAAAAAGCAGTCGGGTTGCGATCGCTAGGGAATGCGTTGTTAATATCGGGAAGTTTGCCAAAATCTCAAGAAATTTTAAAACAAAGTTTAGCGATCGCGCAAAGTTTAGAATCTGATCATGATATGGCAGCTAGTTTGTTTAGTTTGGGCAATAATGCACGCAAACAACAGCAAACACCAGCAGCAATCGCATATTATCAACAAGCTATCAAACTATCTTCTTCACCTTTAGCAAAAATCTCAGCACAGCTTAATTACCTGAGTCTGTTAATTGAAGGTCAACAATTAACCGAGGCCGAGTCTTTATTACCGATTATTCAATCTCAACTTAACCAACTTTCCCCCAGTCGCACTGCTATTTACTCCCAGATTAATTACGCCCAAAGCTTGATAAAACTGGAAATGGCAAATCGACAAAAAAACTCTGCTCCTGATTCGCAACTGCCAAATCTGCGAAAAATTGCTCAAATTTTGGCTAATACAGTCAAAGAAGCTCACAGTTTAGGCGATCGCCGTGCCGAAGCCAATGCACTTTTGAGTTTGGGTAACTTGTACGAACAAACTAAACAGTGGTCAGAGGCTACAAATCTGACGCAGCAGGGGTTAATTTTAGCACAGGCTACTATTACACCAGATATTGCCTATCGCTTGCAGTGGCAATTAGGCAGATTACTTTGGCAACAAAAATATTTTCCCGGTGCGATCGCGGCTTATGATGCAGCGGTGGAAACTCTTAAGTCTCTGCGTAGAGATTTAGCAACCATTAATCAAGACGTACAATTTAATTTTCGAGATAGCGTTGAACCCATTTATCGCCAATCAGTAGAGTTACTGTTGCAATCTCAAGCAGAACAACCAAATACGAAAATTTTAGATCAAGCACGTCAACGAATCGAAGCTTTGCAATTGGCAGAATTAGATAACTTCTTCCAAGAAGCTTGTTTAGAAGGTAAAAACGTCATCCTGGATCAAGTGGCTGATCAGGAAAATCCCAATACTGCTATTTTTTCAACTGCTGCTATTTTTTATCCGATCATTCTCCCTACACAACTTCAAGTAATTGTCAAGCTACCTAAACAACCTCTACAACTTTACAGCACAAATATTACCCAAGAAGAAGTAGAAACTGTTGTTAGCAAACTCAGAAAAGTCTTGGTGAATCCGACTGCTACCAACGCCGTCAAAATTCAATCACAAGCTGTTTACAACTGGCTGCTTAAACCTATTGAATCGAAGTTATCAGCCACAAAAGTTGATACTCTTGTATTTGTGCTGGATGGTGTATTGCGTAACATCCCAATAGCATCTCTCTACGATGGTCAAAAATTCTTAATTGAGAAATATGCGATCGCCTTAAGTGTTGGTTTACAACTGCAAAATCCTCAGCCTTTAGTACAACAGCAACTCAAAGCTTTAATTGCTGGGTTAACGCAGCCTCCACCAGACTTTCCTAACTTTGCACCATTACCTGCAATTAAGTTAGAAGTTAAGTCTATTTCCAACGCTGGAGTTGCTACAACTAATCTGTTAGATCAGCAATTCACCAGCACAGCCCTAGAAAAACAAGTCAACTCATTTCCTTTTAATGTGGTACATTTAGCCACTCACGGCCAGTTTAGTTCCCGTGCTGAGGAAACTTTCATTTTAGCTGCCGATGGGCCTATTAATGTTAAGCAATTTGATAGCTTACTCCGCAGTCGAGATGAAACTCAAGCACAAGCAGTAGAACTTTTAGTCTTGAGTGCTTGTCAAACCGCAACCGGAGACAAACGCGCCGCGTTAGGACTCGCAGGGACAGCCATCAGAGCCGGTGCGCGTAGTACTTTGGCTTCTCTGTGGCAAATTGATGATGAATCTACAGCTTTATTTGTTGGTGAATTTTATCAAGAGCTAAAAAAAGGAAACATCAGCAAAGCTCAAGCTCTCCGTCTTGCTCAACTAAAAATCTTGCAACACCCCAATTACAGAGCGCCTAGTTTTTGGTCTGCTTATGTATTAATTGGTAATTGGTTGTAA
- a CDS encoding phycobilisome linker polypeptide: protein MARLFKITACVPSQTRIRTQRELQNTYFTKLVPYENWFREQQRIQKMGGKIVKVELATGKQGTNAGLS from the coding sequence ATGGCGCGGTTGTTTAAAATTACTGCTTGCGTTCCAAGCCAAACCCGTATTCGTACTCAACGCGAACTACAAAATACCTATTTCACCAAATTGGTTCCCTACGAAAATTGGTTCCGCGAACAGCAACGGATTCAAAAAATGGGTGGCAAAATCGTTAAAGTGGAACTGGCAACTGGCAAGCAAGGTACCAACGCTGGGCTGTCCTAA
- the murQ gene encoding N-acetylmuramic acid 6-phosphate etherase yields MADLQERGHLLTEQVNPLSLNLDQLSALELVELFNSEDQKAVAAVAAAKIELAQAIERTAERLHQGGRLFYVGAGTSGRLGVLDAAECPPTFCTPPELVQGIIAGGAGALVRSSEDLEDRAQDGEAAIAQRQITQLDVVVGITAGGTTPFVHGALSAARQRGAVTIFIACVPKAQVSIDVDIDIRLLTGPEVLAGSTRLKAGTVTKLTLNILSTGVMVKLGKVYGNRMVDVAVTNQKLRDRALRILQDLTGLSRETASVLLERSGKWVKLALLMHWTGLEKAAGDRLLSEHQGNLRAAVATYNNTQA; encoded by the coding sequence ATGGCAGATTTACAGGAACGCGGGCATCTTCTGACTGAGCAGGTAAATCCTCTTAGTCTCAACTTAGATCAACTTAGTGCTTTAGAATTAGTAGAACTGTTTAATAGCGAAGACCAAAAAGCCGTAGCAGCAGTAGCCGCAGCGAAAATTGAATTAGCTCAAGCCATTGAACGAACAGCAGAGCGTTTGCACCAAGGCGGACGCTTATTTTATGTAGGTGCAGGTACAAGCGGTAGGTTAGGGGTGTTAGATGCGGCTGAATGTCCCCCTACTTTTTGTACACCTCCAGAACTAGTACAGGGAATCATTGCTGGTGGTGCTGGCGCACTGGTACGTAGTTCTGAGGATTTAGAAGACCGCGCCCAAGATGGAGAAGCTGCGATCGCTCAAAGACAAATTACTCAATTAGATGTGGTGGTTGGGATTACGGCTGGTGGGACAACTCCTTTTGTGCATGGAGCGTTGAGCGCTGCTCGTCAACGGGGAGCCGTAACTATATTTATTGCCTGTGTACCAAAAGCACAAGTTAGTATCGATGTTGATATTGATATTCGTCTGTTAACTGGGCCAGAGGTATTAGCTGGTTCAACTCGCTTAAAAGCTGGTACAGTTACAAAGCTGACTTTAAATATTTTGTCCACTGGGGTGATGGTAAAGCTAGGCAAAGTTTACGGCAATCGGATGGTGGATGTAGCAGTCACAAATCAAAAACTCCGCGATCGCGCTTTGCGAATTCTGCAAGACCTTACTGGTTTAAGTCGGGAAACTGCAAGTGTACTGCTTGAACGTAGCGGTAAATGGGTGAAGCTGGCTTTATTAATGCACTGGACTGGTTTAGAAAAAGCAGCAGGCGATCGGCTTTTATCAGAACACCAAGGTAATCTCAGAGCCGCTGTAGCCACCTACAACAACACACAAGCCTAA
- a CDS encoding glycosyltransferase family 4 protein, which produces MKILISAYACEPGQGSEPGVGWNFIREMSKYHHIWVLTSNCHRPGIEAELARQPQPKLNFIYLDPFSLIIDWSQKGKITQKWVYIHYYLWQIKAYFIGRSLHHKILFDIVHHVTYVKYTSPSFLCLLPIPFIWGPVGGGELTPKSFWQSLNFRSKIYEFIRNTACFVGECDPFVHLTAKRSILAWATTEDTAKRLQYLGAKNVQIYSQLGISPEELASFADTSPPHKSIIRFISVGRLLHWKGFHLGLLAFAKANISNSEYWFVGEGSERKHLEKITHELGIYQQVKFWGSLSRNDTLSKIRHSQVLVHPSLHDSGGLVCLEAMSVGLPVICLNLGGPALQVTEETGFKIQANTPIQTVNDIAQAMISLVAEPKLRLKMGEAGKNRVRDVFSWEFKGLFVAQCYGEVYSQR; this is translated from the coding sequence ATGAAAATTCTGATTTCTGCATACGCCTGTGAACCAGGTCAAGGTTCTGAACCAGGAGTAGGTTGGAATTTTATTCGAGAAATGAGCAAATATCATCATATCTGGGTTTTAACTTCTAACTGTCACCGCCCAGGAATTGAAGCTGAATTAGCCCGCCAGCCACAACCCAAACTCAATTTTATTTATCTAGATCCTTTTAGTTTAATTATAGATTGGAGCCAGAAGGGAAAAATTACCCAAAAATGGGTATATATTCATTACTATCTATGGCAAATTAAGGCTTATTTTATCGGGCGATCGCTCCATCATAAAATTTTATTTGATATTGTGCATCATGTAACTTATGTCAAATATACTAGTCCGAGTTTTCTTTGTTTATTACCAATTCCTTTTATCTGGGGGCCTGTTGGCGGAGGAGAATTAACTCCCAAAAGTTTTTGGCAAAGTTTAAATTTTCGCAGCAAAATATATGAGTTTATCAGAAACACAGCTTGCTTTGTGGGAGAATGTGATCCTTTTGTCCATTTAACAGCAAAACGTAGTATTCTAGCTTGGGCAACAACTGAGGATACAGCTAAAAGGCTCCAATACTTAGGGGCAAAAAATGTTCAAATATATTCTCAACTTGGTATATCGCCGGAAGAATTAGCGAGTTTTGCAGATACCTCTCCACCTCATAAATCTATTATCAGGTTTATCAGCGTGGGTAGACTGTTGCATTGGAAAGGATTTCATCTAGGATTATTAGCATTTGCGAAAGCAAACATATCTAATTCCGAGTATTGGTTTGTTGGAGAAGGATCGGAGCGAAAACATCTGGAAAAAATCACCCACGAACTAGGCATTTATCAACAAGTAAAATTTTGGGGTAGTTTGTCTCGTAACGACACTTTAAGTAAAATAAGACACTCCCAAGTACTAGTTCACCCAAGTTTACATGACTCTGGGGGATTAGTCTGTTTAGAAGCTATGTCTGTAGGTTTACCAGTTATTTGCTTAAATTTAGGAGGGCCAGCACTTCAGGTTACTGAAGAAACTGGTTTTAAAATTCAGGCCAACACACCAATACAAACAGTCAACGACATCGCTCAAGCAATGATATCTTTGGTTGCAGAGCCGAAATTGAGATTAAAGATGGGTGAGGCTGGTAAAAATAGAGTTAGAGATGTTTTTAGTTGGGAATTTAAAGGGTTGTTTGTGGCTCAATGTTATGGAGAAGTTTACAGTCAAAGATAG